From the genome of Symphalangus syndactylus isolate Jambi chromosome 7, NHGRI_mSymSyn1-v2.1_pri, whole genome shotgun sequence, one region includes:
- the SLC39A4 gene encoding zinc transporter ZIP4 isoform X1 has product MASLVSLELGLLLAVLVVTVTATATASPPAGLLSLLTSGQGALDQEALSSLLNTLADRVHCANGPCGKCLSVEDALGLGEPEGPGLLPGPVLEARYIARLSAAAVLYLSNPEGTCEDAQAGLWASHADHLLALLESPKALTPGLSWLLQRMQARAAGQTPKTACVDIPQLLDEAVGAGAPGSAGSVLAALLDHVRSGSCFHALPSPQYFVDFVFQQHSSEVPMTLAELSALMQRLGVGREAHSDHSHQHRGANGQDPVPLITSSNSSSVWDTVCLSATDVMAVYGLSEQAGVTPEAWAQLSPALLQQQLSGACTSQPRPAAQDQLTQAERYLYGSLATLLICLCAVFGLLLLTCTGCRGVTHYILQTFLSLAVGALTGDAVLHLTPKVLGLHTHTEEGLSLQPTWRLLAMLAGLYAFFLFENLFNLLLPRDPEDLEDRPCGHSSHSHGGHSHGVSLQLAPSELRQPKPPHEGSRADLVAEESPELLNPEPRRLSPELRLLPYVITLGDAVHNFADGLAVGAAFASSWKTGLATSLAVFCHELPHELGDFAALLHAGLSVRQALLLNLASALTAFAGLYVALAVGVGEESEAWILAVATGLFLYVALCDMLPAMLKVRDPRPWLLFLLHNVGLLGGWTVLLLLSLYEDDITL; this is encoded by the exons ATGGCGTCCCTGGTCTCGCTGGAGCTGGGGCTGCTGCTAGCTGTGCTGGTGGTGACGGTGACGGCGACGGCGACGGCGTCCCCGCCTGCTGGTCTGCTGAGCCTGCTCACCTCTGGCCAGGGCGCTCTGGATCAAGAGGCTCTGAGCAGCCTGTTAAATACGCTGGCGGACCGTGTGCACTGCGCCAACGGGCCGTGTGGAAAG TGCCTGTCTGTGGAGGACGCCCTGGGCCTGGGCGAGCCTGAGGGGCCAGGGCTGCTCCCGGGCCCGGTCCTGGAGGCCAGGTACATCGCTCGCCTCAGTGCCGCCGCCGTCCTGTACCTCAGCAACCCCGAGGGCACGTGTGAGGACGCTCAGGCTGGCCTCTGGGCCTCTCATGCAGACCACCTCCTGGCCCTGCTTGAGAGCCCCAAGGCCCTGACCCCGGGCCTGAGCTGGCTGCTGCAGAGGATGCAGGCCCGGGCTGCTGGCCAGACCCCTAAGACG GCCTGCGTAGATATCCCTCAGCTGCTGGACGAGGCGGTAGGGGCAGGGGCTCCGGGCAGTGCTGGCAGCGTCCTGGCTGCCCTGCTGGACCACGTCAGGAGCGGATCTTGCTTCCACGCCTTGCCGAGCCCTCAGTACTTCGTGGACTTTGTGTTCCAGCAGCACAGCAGCGAGGTCCCTATGACGCTGGCCG AGCTGTCAGCCTTGATGCAGCGcctgggggtgggcagggaggcCCACAGCGACCACAGTCATCAGCACAGGGGAGCCAACGGCCAGGACCCTGTGCCCCTCATCACCTCCAGCAACAGCTCCAGTGTGTGGGACACG GTATGCCTGAGTGCCACGGATGTGATGGCTGTGTATGGACTGTCGGAACAGGCTGGGGTGACCCCGGAGGCCTGGGCCCAACTGAGCCCTGCCCTGCTCCAACAGCAGCTGAGTGGAGCCTGCACCTCCCAGCCCAGGCCCGCTGCCCAGGACCAGCTCACCCAGGCAGAGA GGTATTTGTATGGCTCCCTGGCCACGCTGCTCATCTGCCTTTGCGCGGTTTTTGGCCTCCTGCTGCTGACCTGCACTGGCTGCAGGGGGGTCACCCACTACATCCTGCAGACCTTCCTGAGCCTGGCAGTGGGTGCACTCACTGGGGACGCTGTCCTGCATCTGACGCCCAAG GTGCTGgggctgcacacacacacagaagagggCCTCAGCCTACAGCCCACCTGGCGCCTTCTGGCTATGCTGGCCGGGCTCTACGCCTTTTTCCTGTTTGAGAACCTCTTCAACCTCCTGCTGCCCAGGGACCCGGAG GACCTGGAGGACCGGCCCTGCggccacagcagccacagccacGGGGGCCACAGCCACGGTGTGTCCCTGCAGCTGGCACCCAGCGAGCTCCGGCAGCCCAAGCCGCCCCACGAGGGCTCCCGCGCAGACCTG GTGGCGGAGGAGAGCCCGGAGCTGCTgaaccctgagcccaggagactgagccCAG AGTTGAGGCTACTGCCCTATGTGATCACGCTGGGCGACGCCGTGCACAACTTCGCCGACGGGCTCGCCGTGGGCGCCGCCTTCGCGTCCTCCTGGAAGACCGGGCTGGCCACCTCGCTGGCCGTGTTCTGCCACGAGTTGCCGCACGAACTGG GGGACTTCGCGGCCTTGCTGCACGCGGGGCTGTCCGTGCGCCAGGCACTGCTGCTGAACCTGGCTTCCGCGCTCACGGCCTTCGCCGGTCTCTACGTGGCACTCGCGGTTGGAGTCGGCGAGGAGAGCGAGGCCTGGATCCTGGCAGTGGCTACCGGCCTGTTCCTCTACGTAGCACTCTGCGACATG CTCCCGGCGATGTTGAAAGTACGGGACCCGCGGCCCTGGCTCCTCTTCCTTCTGCACAACGTGGGCCTGCTGGGCGGCTGGACCGTCCTGCTGCTGTTGTCCCTCTACGAGGATGACATCACCCTCTGA
- the SLC39A4 gene encoding zinc transporter ZIP4 isoform X2: MASLVSLELGLLLAVLVVTVTATATASPPAGLLSLLTSGQGALDQEALSSLLNTLADRVHCANGPCGKACVDIPQLLDEAVGAGAPGSAGSVLAALLDHVRSGSCFHALPSPQYFVDFVFQQHSSEVPMTLAELSALMQRLGVGREAHSDHSHQHRGANGQDPVPLITSSNSSSVWDTVCLSATDVMAVYGLSEQAGVTPEAWAQLSPALLQQQLSGACTSQPRPAAQDQLTQAERYLYGSLATLLICLCAVFGLLLLTCTGCRGVTHYILQTFLSLAVGALTGDAVLHLTPKVLGLHTHTEEGLSLQPTWRLLAMLAGLYAFFLFENLFNLLLPRDPEDLEDRPCGHSSHSHGGHSHGVSLQLAPSELRQPKPPHEGSRADLVAEESPELLNPEPRRLSPELRLLPYVITLGDAVHNFADGLAVGAAFASSWKTGLATSLAVFCHELPHELGDFAALLHAGLSVRQALLLNLASALTAFAGLYVALAVGVGEESEAWILAVATGLFLYVALCDMLPAMLKVRDPRPWLLFLLHNVGLLGGWTVLLLLSLYEDDITL, encoded by the exons ATGGCGTCCCTGGTCTCGCTGGAGCTGGGGCTGCTGCTAGCTGTGCTGGTGGTGACGGTGACGGCGACGGCGACGGCGTCCCCGCCTGCTGGTCTGCTGAGCCTGCTCACCTCTGGCCAGGGCGCTCTGGATCAAGAGGCTCTGAGCAGCCTGTTAAATACGCTGGCGGACCGTGTGCACTGCGCCAACGGGCCGTGTGGAAAG GCCTGCGTAGATATCCCTCAGCTGCTGGACGAGGCGGTAGGGGCAGGGGCTCCGGGCAGTGCTGGCAGCGTCCTGGCTGCCCTGCTGGACCACGTCAGGAGCGGATCTTGCTTCCACGCCTTGCCGAGCCCTCAGTACTTCGTGGACTTTGTGTTCCAGCAGCACAGCAGCGAGGTCCCTATGACGCTGGCCG AGCTGTCAGCCTTGATGCAGCGcctgggggtgggcagggaggcCCACAGCGACCACAGTCATCAGCACAGGGGAGCCAACGGCCAGGACCCTGTGCCCCTCATCACCTCCAGCAACAGCTCCAGTGTGTGGGACACG GTATGCCTGAGTGCCACGGATGTGATGGCTGTGTATGGACTGTCGGAACAGGCTGGGGTGACCCCGGAGGCCTGGGCCCAACTGAGCCCTGCCCTGCTCCAACAGCAGCTGAGTGGAGCCTGCACCTCCCAGCCCAGGCCCGCTGCCCAGGACCAGCTCACCCAGGCAGAGA GGTATTTGTATGGCTCCCTGGCCACGCTGCTCATCTGCCTTTGCGCGGTTTTTGGCCTCCTGCTGCTGACCTGCACTGGCTGCAGGGGGGTCACCCACTACATCCTGCAGACCTTCCTGAGCCTGGCAGTGGGTGCACTCACTGGGGACGCTGTCCTGCATCTGACGCCCAAG GTGCTGgggctgcacacacacacagaagagggCCTCAGCCTACAGCCCACCTGGCGCCTTCTGGCTATGCTGGCCGGGCTCTACGCCTTTTTCCTGTTTGAGAACCTCTTCAACCTCCTGCTGCCCAGGGACCCGGAG GACCTGGAGGACCGGCCCTGCggccacagcagccacagccacGGGGGCCACAGCCACGGTGTGTCCCTGCAGCTGGCACCCAGCGAGCTCCGGCAGCCCAAGCCGCCCCACGAGGGCTCCCGCGCAGACCTG GTGGCGGAGGAGAGCCCGGAGCTGCTgaaccctgagcccaggagactgagccCAG AGTTGAGGCTACTGCCCTATGTGATCACGCTGGGCGACGCCGTGCACAACTTCGCCGACGGGCTCGCCGTGGGCGCCGCCTTCGCGTCCTCCTGGAAGACCGGGCTGGCCACCTCGCTGGCCGTGTTCTGCCACGAGTTGCCGCACGAACTGG GGGACTTCGCGGCCTTGCTGCACGCGGGGCTGTCCGTGCGCCAGGCACTGCTGCTGAACCTGGCTTCCGCGCTCACGGCCTTCGCCGGTCTCTACGTGGCACTCGCGGTTGGAGTCGGCGAGGAGAGCGAGGCCTGGATCCTGGCAGTGGCTACCGGCCTGTTCCTCTACGTAGCACTCTGCGACATG CTCCCGGCGATGTTGAAAGTACGGGACCCGCGGCCCTGGCTCCTCTTCCTTCTGCACAACGTGGGCCTGCTGGGCGGCTGGACCGTCCTGCTGCTGTTGTCCCTCTACGAGGATGACATCACCCTCTGA
- the SLC39A4 gene encoding zinc transporter ZIP4 isoform X3 gives MSLGGRAGAHTDSQCQLFSLPELSALMQRLGVGREAHSDHSHQHRGANGQDPVPLITSSNSSSVWDTVCLSATDVMAVYGLSEQAGVTPEAWAQLSPALLQQQLSGACTSQPRPAAQDQLTQAERYLYGSLATLLICLCAVFGLLLLTCTGCRGVTHYILQTFLSLAVGALTGDAVLHLTPKDLEDRPCGHSSHSHGGHSHGVSLQLAPSELRQPKPPHEGSRADLVAEESPELLNPEPRRLSPELRLLPYVITLGDAVHNFADGLAVGAAFASSWKTGLATSLAVFCHELPHELGDFAALLHAGLSVRQALLLNLASALTAFAGLYVALAVGVGEESEAWILAVATGLFLYVALCDMLPAMLKVRDPRPWLLFLLHNVGLLGGWTVLLLLSLYEDDITL, from the exons ATGTCCCTGGGGGGCAGGGCTGGAGCCCACACAGATTCTCAGTGCCAACTCTTCTCCCTGCCAGAGCTGTCAGCCTTGATGCAGCGcctgggggtgggcagggaggcCCACAGCGACCACAGTCATCAGCACAGGGGAGCCAACGGCCAGGACCCTGTGCCCCTCATCACCTCCAGCAACAGCTCCAGTGTGTGGGACACG GTATGCCTGAGTGCCACGGATGTGATGGCTGTGTATGGACTGTCGGAACAGGCTGGGGTGACCCCGGAGGCCTGGGCCCAACTGAGCCCTGCCCTGCTCCAACAGCAGCTGAGTGGAGCCTGCACCTCCCAGCCCAGGCCCGCTGCCCAGGACCAGCTCACCCAGGCAGAGA GGTATTTGTATGGCTCCCTGGCCACGCTGCTCATCTGCCTTTGCGCGGTTTTTGGCCTCCTGCTGCTGACCTGCACTGGCTGCAGGGGGGTCACCCACTACATCCTGCAGACCTTCCTGAGCCTGGCAGTGGGTGCACTCACTGGGGACGCTGTCCTGCATCTGACGCCCAAG GACCTGGAGGACCGGCCCTGCggccacagcagccacagccacGGGGGCCACAGCCACGGTGTGTCCCTGCAGCTGGCACCCAGCGAGCTCCGGCAGCCCAAGCCGCCCCACGAGGGCTCCCGCGCAGACCTG GTGGCGGAGGAGAGCCCGGAGCTGCTgaaccctgagcccaggagactgagccCAG AGTTGAGGCTACTGCCCTATGTGATCACGCTGGGCGACGCCGTGCACAACTTCGCCGACGGGCTCGCCGTGGGCGCCGCCTTCGCGTCCTCCTGGAAGACCGGGCTGGCCACCTCGCTGGCCGTGTTCTGCCACGAGTTGCCGCACGAACTGG GGGACTTCGCGGCCTTGCTGCACGCGGGGCTGTCCGTGCGCCAGGCACTGCTGCTGAACCTGGCTTCCGCGCTCACGGCCTTCGCCGGTCTCTACGTGGCACTCGCGGTTGGAGTCGGCGAGGAGAGCGAGGCCTGGATCCTGGCAGTGGCTACCGGCCTGTTCCTCTACGTAGCACTCTGCGACATG CTCCCGGCGATGTTGAAAGTACGGGACCCGCGGCCCTGGCTCCTCTTCCTTCTGCACAACGTGGGCCTGCTGGGCGGCTGGACCGTCCTGCTGCTGTTGTCCCTCTACGAGGATGACATCACCCTCTGA
- the VPS28 gene encoding vacuolar protein sorting-associated protein 28 homolog isoform X1 — translation MFHGIPATPGIGAPGNKPELYEEVKLYKNAREREKYDNMAELFAVVKTLQALEKAYIKDCVSPSEYTAACSRLLVQYKAAFRQVQGSEISSIDEFCRKFRLDCPLAMERIKEDRPITIKDDKGNLNRCIADVVSLFITVMDKLRLEIRAMDEIQPDLRELMETMHRMSHLPPDFEGRQTVSQWLQTLSGMSASDELDDSQVRQMLFDLESAYNAFNRFLHA, via the exons ATGTTTCATGGAATCCCAGCCACTCCGGGCATAGGAG CCCCTGGGAACAAGCCGGAGCTGTATGAG GAAGTGAAGTTGTACAAGAACGCCCGGGAGCGGGAGAA GTACGACAACATGGCAGAGCTGTTTGCGGTGGTGAAGACACTGCAAGCCCTGGAGAAAGCCTACATCAAGGACTGTGTCTCCCCCAGCGA GTACACTGCAGCCTGCTCCCGGCTCCTGGTGCAGTATAAAGCTGCCTTCAGGCAGGTCCAGGGCTCAGAAATCAGCTCCATCGATGAGTTCTGCCGCAAGTTCCGC CTGGACTGCCCGCTGGCCATGGAGCGGATCAAGGAGGACCGGCCCATCACCATCAAGGACGACAAGGGCAACCTCAACCGCTGCATCGCCGACGTGGTCTCG CTCTTCATCACGGTCATGGACAAACTGCGCCTGGAGATCCGCGCCATGGATGAG ATCCAGCCAGACCTGCGAGAGCTGATGGAGACCATGCACCGCATGAGCCACCTCCCGCCCGACTTCGAGGGCCGCCAGACGGTCAGCCAGTG GCTGCAGACCCTGAGCGGCATGTCGGCGTCCGATGAACTGGACGACTCACAGGTGCGTCAGATGCTGTTCGACCTGGAGTCAGCCTACAACGCCTTCAACCGCTTCCTGCATGCCTGA
- the VPS28 gene encoding vacuolar protein sorting-associated protein 28 homolog isoform X2 — protein MFHGIPATPGIGAPGNKPELYEEVKLYKNAREREKYTAACSRLLVQYKAAFRQVQGSEISSIDEFCRKFRLDCPLAMERIKEDRPITIKDDKGNLNRCIADVVSLFITVMDKLRLEIRAMDEIQPDLRELMETMHRMSHLPPDFEGRQTVSQWLQTLSGMSASDELDDSQVRQMLFDLESAYNAFNRFLHA, from the exons ATGTTTCATGGAATCCCAGCCACTCCGGGCATAGGAG CCCCTGGGAACAAGCCGGAGCTGTATGAG GAAGTGAAGTTGTACAAGAACGCCCGGGAGCGGGAGAA GTACACTGCAGCCTGCTCCCGGCTCCTGGTGCAGTATAAAGCTGCCTTCAGGCAGGTCCAGGGCTCAGAAATCAGCTCCATCGATGAGTTCTGCCGCAAGTTCCGC CTGGACTGCCCGCTGGCCATGGAGCGGATCAAGGAGGACCGGCCCATCACCATCAAGGACGACAAGGGCAACCTCAACCGCTGCATCGCCGACGTGGTCTCG CTCTTCATCACGGTCATGGACAAACTGCGCCTGGAGATCCGCGCCATGGATGAG ATCCAGCCAGACCTGCGAGAGCTGATGGAGACCATGCACCGCATGAGCCACCTCCCGCCCGACTTCGAGGGCCGCCAGACGGTCAGCCAGTG GCTGCAGACCCTGAGCGGCATGTCGGCGTCCGATGAACTGGACGACTCACAGGTGCGTCAGATGCTGTTCGACCTGGAGTCAGCCTACAACGCCTTCAACCGCTTCCTGCATGCCTGA